The Prevotella sp. E9-3 genome has a window encoding:
- a CDS encoding exopolysaccharide biosynthesis polyprenyl glycosylphosphotransferase codes for MRFKGINNHHCTNQLIQIIITGSDFLVLWTLLPLAIRYIHHSYKWNDDSTRIFWLLCTFSMGIAEYFFSSTIHERQVGAGSILRRSTMLVTTQTLLSYLMLRAVHFTFRLGWQLLFMGICMLFIIILLRFVARWILKYMRKKGFNLHRISFVGSDKEIQRLQEKIINNPSYGYKISSNYASADEFASMLDHPDDLVLGDELYLCVSRMNRELIERTANLCFHRMVKFYYVPIAKEKLNLQSVLIDDMEVMGTYSSPLEEPANRLIKRIADVLLSIVFLIPTGLLLPFIVFMIKRQSPGPIFFRQERTGLDGRTFYCYKFRSMHVNNDADRLQATKDDPRKFPFGDFMRKTNIDELPQFWNTFIGDMSIVGPRPHMLAHTEQYNRLIEKYMVRHFVKPGITGWAQVTGFRGETRELWQMEGRVDRDIWYIQNWSIWLDLRIIWMTVKTIFKHDKNAY; via the coding sequence ATGCGTTTTAAGGGAATTAACAATCATCATTGCACCAATCAGCTAATCCAAATCATTATTACTGGAAGCGATTTCTTAGTACTTTGGACATTGCTTCCTTTGGCGATAAGATACATTCATCATTCATATAAATGGAATGACGACAGTACGCGCATTTTCTGGCTGCTATGCACGTTTTCAATGGGCATAGCAGAATACTTTTTCTCTTCTACCATTCATGAACGACAGGTAGGAGCAGGCAGCATACTGCGTCGTAGCACCATGCTGGTCACCACACAGACCTTATTGTCATACCTGATGCTGCGTGCTGTTCATTTTACCTTCCGACTTGGATGGCAATTGCTCTTCATGGGTATCTGCATGCTGTTTATCATCATCCTGCTGAGGTTTGTAGCCCGCTGGATACTGAAATATATGAGAAAGAAGGGCTTCAATCTTCACAGAATCTCCTTTGTCGGTTCTGACAAGGAGATTCAACGCTTACAGGAGAAAATTATCAACAACCCTTCGTATGGCTATAAGATAAGTAGTAATTATGCATCGGCCGACGAGTTTGCTTCCATGCTGGATCATCCCGACGACTTGGTTCTGGGCGATGAACTCTATTTGTGTGTATCGCGCATGAACCGTGAACTTATAGAGCGTACAGCCAACCTGTGTTTTCACCGGATGGTTAAGTTTTACTACGTTCCTATAGCCAAAGAGAAACTCAATCTGCAATCTGTACTCATAGACGATATGGAGGTGATGGGTACTTATTCAAGTCCGTTGGAAGAGCCTGCCAACAGGCTCATCAAGCGAATAGCCGATGTGTTGCTATCCATTGTATTCCTGATACCCACCGGTCTGTTACTGCCTTTCATCGTCTTCATGATCAAGCGGCAAAGCCCGGGCCCGATATTCTTCCGTCAGGAGCGTACCGGACTTGACGGTCGTACTTTCTATTGCTACAAATTCCGTTCCATGCATGTTAATAACGATGCCGACCGCCTTCAGGCTACAAAGGACGATCCGAGAAAATTCCCGTTCGGGGATTTCATGCGAAAGACCAATATCGACGAACTTCCTCAGTTCTGGAACACTTTTATAGGCGATATGAGCATCGTAGGCCCACGACCACACATGCTGGCCCATACTGAACAGTACAACCGCCTGATAGAAAAATACATGGTGCGCCACTTTGTGAAGCCCGGCATCACAGGATGGGCACAGGTGACCGGTTTTCGCGGCGAGACCCGCGAACTGTGGCAGATGGAAGGCCGTGTTGACCGCGACATATGGTACATTCAGAACTGGAGCATATGGCTCGATTTACGCATTATATGGATGACAGTAAAAACAATTTTCAAACATGACAAGAATGCCTATTAA
- a CDS encoding YjbH domain-containing protein has translation MPIKVLIIHHRMMRKILSIFCVLSFICCFQQAIAQQQQPIAGQVELFCGATLDYADTNWLRLYDVQLNATPGFRWHPGRNWSLAFQGLIPVVSEGYTFRDKVNQYWRVSMATISHQLHFNEANQHFKLTAGLFGYRRYGGDLKWAWPLNSWLMLNAQAGVTASWMIGADLHGNSDFDFGRNYKFTGQLGTNVYLRPQNIEVRLAGGRYLGGDYGSQIDVMRHFSHVTLLAYAQVRFGDMKASEFDNKKYRTNGGFKIIWMLPPYKRSSQKLEVRPASNFRLTNSSRSDGQFMQTYTVDPEENEREHQVDVDWGLRKEGTR, from the coding sequence ATGCCTATTAAGGTTCTCATAATCCATCATCGTATGATGCGCAAAATTCTATCCATCTTCTGCGTTCTTTCATTCATTTGCTGCTTCCAGCAGGCCATAGCTCAACAGCAGCAGCCCATAGCCGGACAGGTAGAGTTGTTCTGCGGGGCTACGCTGGATTATGCCGACACCAACTGGCTACGGTTATACGACGTTCAGTTAAATGCCACGCCAGGTTTCCGATGGCATCCGGGCCGAAACTGGTCGCTAGCCTTTCAGGGGCTGATTCCTGTAGTTAGTGAAGGCTACACTTTTCGTGACAAAGTAAATCAATACTGGCGAGTATCTATGGCCACTATATCACATCAGTTGCATTTCAACGAAGCCAACCAGCACTTCAAGCTTACAGCAGGACTATTCGGCTATCGCCGATACGGTGGCGATTTAAAGTGGGCTTGGCCACTGAACTCCTGGCTTATGCTGAATGCCCAGGCTGGCGTTACCGCTTCATGGATGATCGGTGCCGACCTTCATGGAAATTCCGACTTTGATTTTGGCCGTAACTACAAATTCACTGGCCAGTTGGGCACCAATGTATATCTGCGCCCCCAGAATATTGAAGTCAGGCTTGCCGGCGGCCGCTATTTAGGAGGCGACTATGGTTCTCAGATTGATGTGATGCGCCATTTCAGTCATGTCACGCTATTGGCATACGCGCAGGTTCGCTTTGGCGATATGAAAGCCAGTGAATTTGACAACAAGAAATATCGTACGAACGGCGGTTTCAAGATTATCTGGATGCTTCCTCCCTACAAGCGAAGCAGTCAGAAACTCGAGGTTCGTCCAGCATCCAATTTCCGGCTTACGAACAGTTCGCGCAGCGATGGGCAGTTTATGCAGACCTATACCGTTGATCCTGAAGAAAACGAGCGTGAACATCAAGTAGATGTAGATTGGGGATTGAGAAAGGAGGGTACCCGATGA
- a CDS encoding YjbH domain-containing protein, which yields MKKIFAFLLLLCTFATNSFAQLYTGMNGLIHVPSAEMDTIETLRFGVHALPKDMMPNHMIFEGEKYNSSNWYISATPLKWVEVGYSFTLMKFRKNLNKNSDEIGFYSKDRYFSLRFRPLCESRYLPSLVVGGNDVLGQRDGDSKSFYFRNFYVAASKHFQCSLGEIGTHLAYRKFTKSYNSRWNGAVGGITFRPAIYSPLRIISEFDGNGVNIGTDCVLFRYVQLQASLIKGRYPSVGGALRIELR from the coding sequence ATGAAAAAGATATTTGCATTCTTACTGCTGCTGTGCACCTTCGCCACCAATTCTTTTGCTCAGCTATACACAGGCATGAACGGACTGATTCATGTTCCGTCGGCAGAAATGGATACTATCGAGACGCTACGTTTTGGTGTTCATGCACTTCCAAAAGACATGATGCCCAACCACATGATCTTTGAAGGCGAGAAATACAACTCGTCCAACTGGTACATCTCGGCTACACCCTTAAAATGGGTAGAGGTTGGCTACAGTTTCACGCTGATGAAATTCCGTAAGAATCTGAACAAGAATTCCGACGAGATTGGCTTCTACTCCAAAGACCGCTATTTCTCCTTGCGCTTTCGTCCACTATGCGAGAGCCGTTATCTCCCATCGCTGGTTGTTGGCGGCAACGATGTGCTGGGACAGCGCGACGGCGACTCCAAGAGTTTCTACTTCCGCAACTTTTATGTGGCAGCATCCAAGCATTTCCAGTGTTCTTTGGGAGAAATTGGAACCCACCTTGCATATCGGAAATTCACAAAGTCTTACAACAGCCGCTGGAACGGTGCGGTGGGAGGTATCACCTTTCGCCCGGCAATTTACAGTCCGTTGCGCATCATTTCCGAATTCGACGGCAATGGCGTGAACATCGGTACCGACTGCGTGTTGTTCCGCTATGTACAGTTACAGGCTTCACTCATCAAAGGTCGCTATCCGTCGGTGGGAGGTGCATTAAGAATAGAATTAAGATAA
- a CDS encoding nucleotidyltransferase family protein — MTKYKSNTSSVPSQQRDKRGARILAFLRYSIDPEHFEAPAMSESDWYLLYQFAFEHTILGVVFEGMNRYPQEDSAPPRKIVRDWVLKMLKIERRNKLTNHSISEITKQMEDDGFKCCILKGQGNNPLYPNPYSRTPGDIDLWMVQAEDGKPNVRHTIQYVRKHNPKGKVIYHHIDYGVFNHIDVEVHYRPSFMNNPVYNHRLQKWFLEHIDAQFTNKMILPENSGTIAVPTLEFNAVFQLVHIYSHLLNRGIGMRQIIDYYYVVTALKDKQHLASTLRYLGLEKIASAVMWVLGHILGMNECHYIVQPNELLGRMMAREILNGGNFGKYGKEGRHLQQLKGSSKWIFWFEKNLQRLKFDFQMVRFFPAECLCEPLFRIYHFFWRCAHIV; from the coding sequence ATGACTAAATATAAATCCAACACATCTTCAGTTCCCTCTCAACAAAGGGATAAGCGCGGAGCAAGGATTCTCGCCTTTCTTCGCTATTCTATCGATCCTGAACACTTCGAGGCTCCTGCCATGAGTGAAAGTGACTGGTATCTGTTGTACCAGTTTGCTTTTGAGCATACCATTCTGGGAGTGGTGTTTGAAGGTATGAACAGATACCCACAAGAGGACTCTGCCCCACCCCGTAAAATCGTTAGGGATTGGGTGCTCAAGATGTTGAAAATTGAACGGAGAAACAAACTGACCAACCATTCCATCTCAGAAATTACCAAACAGATGGAAGATGATGGTTTTAAGTGCTGCATTCTGAAAGGACAGGGCAACAACCCGTTATATCCTAACCCATATAGTCGGACCCCAGGCGATATTGATCTGTGGATGGTACAGGCAGAGGATGGAAAACCGAACGTCAGACACACCATTCAATATGTAAGAAAGCATAACCCCAAGGGAAAAGTGATCTATCATCACATAGACTATGGTGTTTTCAATCATATCGACGTGGAGGTGCATTACCGTCCGTCGTTCATGAACAATCCTGTTTATAACCATAGACTCCAGAAATGGTTTTTGGAGCATATCGATGCCCAATTCACCAACAAGATGATCTTACCCGAGAATTCAGGCACCATTGCTGTTCCCACTCTGGAGTTCAACGCCGTTTTCCAACTAGTTCATATCTATAGCCACCTGCTAAACCGAGGCATCGGTATGCGCCAAATCATTGACTACTACTATGTAGTAACAGCGCTCAAAGACAAGCAACATTTGGCTTCTACCTTACGCTATTTAGGCTTAGAGAAAATTGCGAGTGCCGTGATGTGGGTACTCGGCCATATACTTGGCATGAACGAGTGCCATTATATCGTACAGCCCAACGAATTGCTGGGGCGTATGATGGCACGTGAGATTCTGAATGGCGGCAATTTCGGGAAATATGGCAAAGAAGGTCGTCATCTGCAGCAGCTCAAGGGTAGTTCGAAATGGATATTCTGGTTTGAGAAAAACTTGCAGCGCCTCAAGTTCGACTTTCAGATGGTACGTTTCTTTCCTGCCGAATGTTTGTGCGAACCATTGTTCCGTATATATCATTTCTTCTGGCGGTGTGCTCATATAGTTTGA
- a CDS encoding NADH-quinone oxidoreductase subunit N, protein MNYNQFFNMIPEAFLVLSLVLVFLADFCLAKSERKNSLLSKLTAALLLVTACVSSTVEPAEAFGGIYVTSQMVNVMKAILTVGTFIVVVMAQTWLKTIRLEGEFYMLVLSTLLGMYMMMSAGSFLMFFLGLEMASVPMACMVAFDKQRKNSAEGAAKYILLATFSSGVMLFGISFIYAATGSLYFDNVAAQLSVLSSQFSALTVMGLVFFFSGLGFKISLVPFHFWTADTYQGAPTPVTGYLSVVSKGAAALTLCIILTKVFGSMVDVWNPMLWIVIVLSITVANLFAIRQNELKRFMAFSSISQAGYIMLAVIGADAQAGATALTFYVLVYVVANMAVFTVISSVEHNGGSTEMSAYNGLYQTNPKLAFLMTLALFSLAGIPPFAGMFSKFFVFLAAVRGHEVAPFWPYFVVFIALINTVVSLYYYLLIVKAMYITKEEHPLPTFATDGATKLSLVICTAGICLFGICSCIYEWIAGAAL, encoded by the coding sequence ATGAATTACAATCAATTCTTTAATATGATTCCGGAGGCCTTCTTGGTACTCTCACTGGTATTGGTCTTTCTGGCCGACTTCTGTCTTGCGAAGAGCGAGCGAAAAAACAGCCTTCTTAGCAAGCTGACAGCAGCCTTGCTGCTTGTAACGGCATGTGTATCTTCCACAGTAGAGCCTGCCGAAGCCTTTGGCGGAATCTACGTTACCTCACAGATGGTAAATGTGATGAAAGCAATCCTCACCGTAGGAACCTTCATCGTTGTGGTAATGGCACAGACCTGGTTGAAGACCATTCGTCTTGAAGGCGAGTTCTACATGTTGGTACTCTCTACGCTTCTTGGCATGTATATGATGATGTCGGCCGGTTCGTTCCTCATGTTCTTCCTCGGTCTTGAGATGGCCTCAGTGCCTATGGCCTGTATGGTGGCTTTCGACAAGCAGCGTAAGAACTCTGCTGAGGGCGCAGCCAAGTATATCCTTTTGGCTACGTTCTCCAGTGGCGTGATGCTTTTTGGTATCTCGTTCATCTATGCAGCTACGGGCTCGTTGTATTTCGACAATGTGGCAGCTCAACTCTCAGTTCTCAGCTCACAGTTTTCTGCTCTCACCGTGATGGGCTTGGTATTCTTCTTCAGCGGACTTGGTTTCAAGATTTCACTTGTACCCTTCCACTTCTGGACTGCCGACACCTATCAGGGTGCACCCACACCAGTGACTGGCTATCTGAGTGTTGTTTCAAAGGGAGCTGCTGCGCTGACACTTTGCATCATCCTGACCAAGGTGTTCGGTTCCATGGTCGATGTGTGGAATCCCATGCTGTGGATAGTCATCGTACTCTCTATCACCGTGGCCAACCTGTTTGCCATCCGTCAGAACGAGCTGAAGCGCTTCATGGCTTTCTCATCAATCTCTCAGGCCGGATATATTATGCTGGCTGTGATTGGTGCCGATGCACAGGCTGGAGCTACTGCGCTGACCTTCTATGTGTTGGTTTACGTGGTTGCCAATATGGCTGTCTTCACCGTTATCAGTTCTGTTGAGCATAATGGTGGAAGCACCGAGATGAGTGCCTACAATGGTCTTTATCAGACCAACCCCAAGCTGGCTTTCCTCATGACTCTGGCTCTCTTCTCTTTGGCAGGTATTCCACCGTTTGCAGGTATGTTCTCTAAGTTCTTCGTATTCCTCGCCGCTGTGCGTGGTCATGAGGTAGCTCCTTTCTGGCCCTACTTTGTAGTGTTCATTGCTTTGATCAATACCGTAGTGTCACTCTACTACTACCTGCTCATTGTGAAAGCCATGTATATCACCAAGGAAGAGCATCCGCTGCCCACCTTTGCCACCGATGGCGCAACCAAGTTGTCGCTCGTCATTTGTACTGCCGGCATTTGTCTTTTCGGTATTTGCTCGTGCATCTATGAGTGGATAGCCGGTGCGGCTCTGTAG
- a CDS encoding NuoM family protein → MSILSVFVIIPALMLLGLWLSKSLNQVRGVMVTGASCLLALSVWLTIYFIQERSAGNTAEMLLTYSTPWFEPLNIAYSVGVDGISVVMLLLSSIIVFTGTFASWQLKPMTKEYFLWFTLLSTGVYGFFICTDMFTMFMFYEVALIPMYLLIGVWGSGRKEYSAMKLTLMLMGGSALLILGILGIYYFNGEYSGVFTMNVNEIAKTSHLIPTDIQCAFFPFIFIGFGVLGALFPFHTWSPDGHASAPTAVSMLHAGVLMKLGGYGCFRVAMYLLPEAAQELSWVFLILTTISVVYGALSACVQTDLKYINAYSSVSHCGLVLFALLMMSQTAVTGAILQMLSHGLMTALFFALIGMIYGRTHTRDIRELAGLMKIMPFLAVGYVIAGLANLGLPGFSGFIAEMTIFVGSFGAAPVSGDPNTSFRMVATIIACMSIVVTAVYILRVVGKILYGEVENKHFLELTDATWDERVAVICLIFCVAGLGTFPFWVSNIISPSAGTILQSIGVM, encoded by the coding sequence ATGAGTATATTAAGTGTTTTCGTAATAATTCCCGCCCTGATGCTGTTGGGCCTCTGGCTTTCAAAGAGTCTGAATCAGGTGCGTGGTGTGATGGTAACGGGAGCTTCATGTTTGCTGGCCCTCTCTGTTTGGCTGACCATCTATTTCATCCAGGAGCGTTCGGCTGGCAATACCGCCGAGATGCTGCTCACTTATAGCACACCTTGGTTCGAGCCACTGAACATTGCTTACAGTGTTGGTGTTGATGGCATTTCTGTAGTGATGCTCCTTTTGTCGAGCATTATCGTATTCACAGGTACTTTTGCCTCGTGGCAGCTGAAACCCATGACCAAGGAATATTTCCTTTGGTTCACCCTTCTTTCCACGGGTGTTTATGGCTTCTTCATCTGCACCGACATGTTCACTATGTTCATGTTCTACGAAGTGGCCCTTATTCCTATGTACCTTCTGATTGGTGTGTGGGGTTCTGGTCGCAAAGAGTATTCAGCTATGAAGCTGACCTTGATGCTGATGGGCGGTTCTGCTTTGCTTATCCTGGGCATTCTGGGCATTTACTACTTCAACGGCGAATATAGTGGTGTGTTTACCATGAATGTAAACGAGATTGCCAAGACTTCGCATCTCATTCCTACCGACATTCAGTGTGCTTTCTTCCCCTTTATCTTCATTGGCTTTGGTGTACTGGGAGCCTTGTTCCCCTTCCACACATGGTCACCCGACGGTCACGCTTCTGCGCCTACAGCAGTGTCTATGCTGCACGCTGGCGTGTTGATGAAGTTAGGAGGCTACGGCTGTTTCCGTGTGGCAATGTACCTTTTGCCTGAGGCTGCTCAGGAACTGTCATGGGTATTCCTTATTCTGACCACCATTTCTGTTGTCTATGGTGCACTGAGTGCTTGTGTTCAGACCGACTTGAAGTATATTAATGCCTATTCTTCAGTGTCACACTGTGGTCTGGTGCTCTTTGCACTGCTGATGATGAGTCAGACAGCCGTTACTGGTGCCATTCTGCAGATGTTGTCACATGGCTTGATGACAGCCCTGTTCTTTGCTCTGATTGGTATGATCTATGGCCGTACCCACACGCGTGACATCCGCGAGTTGGCCGGTCTGATGAAGATTATGCCTTTCCTGGCCGTTGGCTATGTGATAGCCGGTTTGGCCAACCTCGGATTGCCAGGCTTCTCAGGCTTCATTGCCGAGATGACCATCTTTGTAGGTTCGTTTGGTGCAGCCCCCGTTAGTGGCGACCCCAATACCTCATTCCGAATGGTAGCTACCATCATTGCCTGTATGTCAATTGTAGTGACCGCAGTCTATATTCTTCGTGTTGTGGGCAAGATTCTCTATGGCGAGGTTGAGAACAAGCACTTCCTTGAGCTGACCGATGCTACTTGGGACGAGCGCGTTGCTGTGATCTGCCTCATTTTCTGTGTGGCAGGTCTGGGCACATTCCCCTTCTGGGTATCCAACATTATCTCGCCCAGCGCCGGTACAATTCTTCAGTCAATTGGTGTAATGTAA
- the nuoL gene encoding NADH-quinone oxidoreductase subunit L, which produces MFSYTIWILLLPLLSFLVLGLCGMKMQHKTAGLIGTCSLGLVTILSYLTAFQYFTADRVNDIYQTIVPYNFTWLPLGNLHFDMGILLDPISVMMLIVISTVSLMVHIYSFGYMHGEKGFQRYYAFLSLFTMSMLGLVLATNIFQMYMFWELVGVSSYLLIGFYYPLKPAIAASKKAFIVTRFADMFFLVGILTFGYFTDSFSFSFAGDIVMGQGTTPFIEGNMAKAVAAGGFILPTALVLMFIGGAGKSAMFPLHIWLPDAMEGPTPVSALIHAATMVVAGVFQIARMFPLWIQYAPEALSIVVWVGVITAFYAAAVACAQSDIKRVLAFSTISQIAFMMVALGVSLPGHHGALLDDHAQLGYMAGMFHLFTHAMFKACLFLGAGCIIHAVHSNEMAKMGQLRKRLPITHWTFLISCLAIAGIPFFSGFSSKDEIITACMEYSPVVGYIMTGIAAMTAFYMFRLYYGIFWGTPCKENEHHEMHEPVVMWLPLVILSAITVGVGVYTTLAGIFGWGGSFGSFVSASGKDYTIHFDMQVALTSTVVAVLSICLATYIYIGERQPIADRLYKTFPKLHRAAYKRFYQDEIWQFVTHKIIFRCVSTPIAWFDRHIVDGTFNFLAWGANEAGESLRPWQSGDVRQYAVWFLTGAVALTLILLCI; this is translated from the coding sequence ATGTTTAGTTACACAATATGGATTCTCCTTCTGCCGCTTCTTTCCTTCCTTGTGTTAGGACTCTGTGGCATGAAGATGCAGCACAAGACTGCCGGACTGATTGGCACGTGCTCGCTTGGACTCGTCACCATTTTATCATATCTCACTGCCTTCCAGTATTTTACTGCCGACCGTGTGAATGATATCTATCAGACGATAGTTCCTTACAACTTTACTTGGTTGCCCCTTGGCAATCTCCATTTTGATATGGGCATTTTGCTCGACCCCATTTCTGTGATGATGCTGATTGTCATCTCTACGGTGTCGCTGATGGTTCATATCTATTCGTTCGGCTATATGCATGGTGAAAAAGGTTTCCAGCGCTATTACGCTTTCCTGAGCCTTTTCACAATGTCTATGCTTGGCTTGGTTCTTGCCACCAACATTTTCCAGATGTATATGTTCTGGGAGCTGGTGGGTGTTTCTTCTTACCTGCTGATTGGTTTCTACTATCCTTTGAAACCAGCTATTGCAGCTTCTAAGAAAGCATTCATTGTGACCCGCTTTGCCGATATGTTCTTCCTCGTGGGTATTTTGACCTTCGGCTACTTCACCGATTCGTTCAGCTTCTCTTTTGCTGGCGATATCGTGATGGGGCAGGGGACCACACCTTTCATTGAGGGCAATATGGCAAAGGCCGTTGCTGCCGGTGGATTCATTCTGCCTACCGCACTGGTACTGATGTTCATTGGTGGTGCCGGTAAGAGTGCCATGTTCCCCTTGCACATCTGGTTGCCCGATGCTATGGAGGGTCCGACACCTGTTTCTGCCCTTATCCACGCAGCCACCATGGTTGTTGCCGGTGTGTTCCAGATTGCCCGTATGTTCCCCTTGTGGATTCAGTATGCACCCGAAGCGCTGTCTATCGTTGTATGGGTGGGCGTTATCACCGCTTTCTATGCAGCTGCTGTGGCCTGTGCCCAAAGCGATATCAAGCGTGTGCTGGCCTTCTCTACCATTTCTCAGATTGCCTTCATGATGGTGGCTTTGGGCGTTTCGCTGCCTGGTCATCACGGTGCTCTGCTAGATGATCACGCACAGTTAGGCTATATGGCTGGTATGTTCCACCTCTTCACCCACGCTATGTTCAAGGCTTGCTTGTTCCTGGGGGCAGGTTGTATCATCCATGCCGTTCACTCTAACGAGATGGCTAAGATGGGCCAGCTGCGCAAGCGCCTCCCCATCACTCACTGGACGTTCCTCATTTCTTGTCTGGCCATTGCCGGTATTCCCTTCTTCTCGGGCTTCAGCTCTAAGGATGAGATTATTACCGCCTGTATGGAGTACAGTCCTGTAGTTGGCTATATCATGACTGGTATTGCCGCCATGACCGCTTTCTACATGTTCCGTCTGTATTACGGCATCTTCTGGGGAACCCCCTGTAAGGAAAATGAGCATCACGAGATGCACGAACCTGTTGTCATGTGGCTGCCGTTGGTAATCCTTTCGGCGATTACTGTTGGCGTGGGCGTTTATACTACCTTGGCCGGTATTTTCGGTTGGGGAGGTTCGTTCGGTTCGTTTGTTTCAGCAAGTGGAAAAGACTACACCATTCATTTCGATATGCAGGTTGCGCTAACCTCAACGGTTGTAGCTGTTCTCAGCATTTGTCTGGCCACCTATATATATATAGGTGAGCGCCAGCCTATTGCCGACCGCTTGTACAAGACATTCCCCAAACTTCATCGTGCAGCCTACAAGCGTTTCTATCAGGATGAGATTTGGCAGTTTGTGACCCACAAGATTATTTTCCGTTGCGTTTCTACTCCTATTGCCTGGTTCGACCGTCATATTGTTGATGGTACTTTCAACTTCCTGGCTTGGGGGGCTAACGAGGCAGGTGAAAGTTTGCGCCCCTGGCAGAGCGGCGATGTACGCCAGTATGCCGTTTGGTTCCTTACAGGCGCTGTGGCATTAACATTAATCCTATTATGCATCTAA
- the nuoK gene encoding NADH-quinone oxidoreductase subunit NuoK has protein sequence MVPVECYFVLSALLFFIGVYGFVTRRNLIAMLISVELVLNAVDINFAAINRLLYPNGMEGMFMTLFVIGVAAAESAVAIAILINVYRNFKSDNVDAITNMKG, from the coding sequence ATGGTACCTGTTGAATGCTATTTTGTGCTTAGTGCACTATTGTTCTTCATTGGCGTATATGGTTTTGTGACCCGTCGCAACCTGATTGCTATGCTTATTTCTGTCGAGTTGGTTCTCAACGCTGTTGACATCAACTTTGCGGCTATCAACCGTCTGCTTTATCCCAATGGTATGGAGGGTATGTTCATGACCCTTTTCGTTATTGGTGTGGCAGCTGCCGAGAGTGCTGTAGCAATTGCTATTCTTATCAATGTGTATCGCAACTTCAAGAGCGATAATGTTGATGCTATTACTAACATGAAAGGTTAA
- a CDS encoding NADH-quinone oxidoreductase subunit J: protein MANIIMFIILAVVILGSALLCVTTTRIMRAATFMLFVLFGVAGIYFLLDYTFLGAAQISVYAGGVTMIYVFAIQLVSKRTLQGMVEKIKTSRMVGNGLVVLVSLVTVCLILLKAGFVSQFDAMADVELSMKEIGYALVGSEKYQYVLPFEFISLFLLACIIGGLVVARKEEKE from the coding sequence ATGGCAAATATTATTATGTTTATTATTCTCGCAGTAGTTATCCTTGGTTCAGCCTTGCTGTGTGTGACGACTACTCGAATCATGCGAGCCGCAACCTTTATGTTGTTTGTGCTCTTTGGTGTAGCAGGCATTTATTTCCTGCTTGACTACACGTTCCTTGGCGCAGCTCAGATTAGTGTTTATGCCGGTGGCGTAACCATGATCTACGTGTTTGCCATTCAGCTTGTATCAAAGCGCACCCTGCAGGGAATGGTTGAGAAAATCAAGACCAGTCGAATGGTAGGAAACGGTTTGGTCGTACTTGTCAGCCTTGTTACCGTATGTCTTATTTTATTGAAGGCCGGCTTTGTATCTCAGTTTGACGCAATGGCCGATGTTGAGCTTTCCATGAAAGAGATTGGTTATGCCCTTGTAGGTAGTGAGAAGTATCAGTATGTATTGCCATTCGAGTTCATTTCGCTGTTCTTGTTGGCATGTATTATCGGTGGATTAGTAGTAGCAAGAAAGGAGGAAAAAGAATAA
- a CDS encoding 4Fe-4S dicluster domain-containing protein → MEKEQSYFGEIGHGLKTLATGMKITWKEYFKDFFTNKSTEQYPENRKTTLHVSKRHRGRLVFKRNEDGSYKCTACTLCEKACPNGTIKIVSHMAEDPETGKKKKVLDDYAYDLGDCMFCQLCTNACNFGAIEFTNDFENAVFDRSRLVLHLDKEQYKGGSLPNLIEGGAEWQVGKFNTKTK, encoded by the coding sequence ATGGAAAAAGAACAATCATATTTCGGAGAAATCGGGCATGGCCTAAAGACTCTTGCTACAGGTATGAAGATTACCTGGAAGGAGTATTTTAAGGACTTCTTCACTAATAAGTCCACAGAGCAATACCCTGAAAACCGCAAGACAACACTCCACGTATCAAAGCGTCATCGTGGCCGTTTGGTGTTCAAACGCAACGAAGATGGCAGTTACAAGTGTACGGCTTGCACACTTTGCGAGAAGGCATGTCCGAACGGTACTATCAAAATTGTAAGCCATATGGCTGAAGATCCTGAAACCGGTAAAAAGAAGAAAGTGCTTGACGATTATGCATACGATCTTGGTGATTGTATGTTCTGTCAGCTTTGTACGAATGCCTGCAACTTTGGCGCAATTGAGTTTACCAACGATTTCGAGAATGCGGTATTTGACCGCTCAAGACTCGTTCTTCATCTCGATAAGGAACAATACAAGGGCGGTTCTTTGCCTAACCTGATCGAGGGTGGTGCTGAGTGGCAAGTTGGAAAGTTTAATACCAAAACGAAGTAA